The following are encoded together in the Halopiger aswanensis genome:
- a CDS encoding class I SAM-dependent methyltransferase: MPTTDPFETRADEYDEWFEHNEGAYRAERTALERALPDRHAAGGSDADHPHALEVGVGTGRFAAPLEIPIGIDPAQTPLPRARERGVDPVCAVAESLPVADDAVDLVLFVTVLSFVDDLEATLSEARRVLTDDGTLVVAVLDRSSPVGQVYQEHKDESPFYADAEFLTAAEATAVLENTGFTVEDRLQTVFDEPASIDADAEPDVREGHGDGLFAVLRARVAESRA; this comes from the coding sequence ATGCCGACTACCGACCCCTTCGAAACCCGCGCCGACGAGTACGACGAGTGGTTCGAGCACAACGAGGGCGCCTACCGCGCCGAACGGACCGCCCTCGAGCGTGCGCTCCCTGACCGCCACGCCGCCGGCGGGAGCGACGCCGATCACCCACACGCCCTGGAGGTCGGCGTCGGAACCGGCCGGTTCGCCGCCCCGCTCGAGATTCCCATCGGCATCGACCCGGCCCAGACGCCGCTTCCCCGCGCTCGCGAGCGCGGCGTCGATCCCGTCTGTGCCGTCGCCGAATCGCTGCCCGTCGCCGACGACGCGGTCGACCTCGTCCTGTTCGTGACCGTCCTGTCGTTCGTCGACGACCTCGAGGCGACGCTCTCGGAGGCGCGGCGCGTGTTGACTGACGACGGCACGCTGGTCGTCGCCGTCCTCGATCGCTCGAGTCCGGTCGGACAGGTTTATCAGGAACACAAGGACGAGAGCCCGTTCTACGCCGATGCGGAGTTTCTGACCGCCGCGGAAGCGACTGCGGTGCTCGAGAATACGGGGTTCACCGTCGAGGACCGGCTTCAGACGGTGTTCGACGAGCCGGCGTCGATCGATGCGGACGCCGAGCCCGACGTCCGCGAGGGACACGGGGACGGGCTGTTCGCGGTGCTACGAGCGCGGGTGGCGGAGTCGCGAGCGTAA
- a CDS encoding archaemetzincin family Zn-dependent metalloprotease: MLVDIVPVGNVPAEVKRAASSALRSVYDCEVSINDSQSVPNGAYDSGRNQYSAESFIQLAERVGRGDKNIAITPHDLFYRRRNYVFGLAYLDGSGSVVSTYRLQTSSDGGFSNQSAEEIFEDRVRKEIVHEIGHTYGLEHCDNNRCVMNFSPTVREVDIKEENLCGSCQRLIS; this comes from the coding sequence ATGCTCGTCGACATCGTGCCGGTCGGCAACGTCCCTGCGGAGGTCAAGCGGGCCGCCTCCTCGGCGTTGCGATCGGTCTACGACTGCGAGGTCTCCATCAACGACTCGCAGTCGGTTCCGAACGGCGCGTACGACTCCGGCCGGAACCAGTACTCCGCCGAATCCTTCATTCAACTGGCCGAACGGGTCGGCCGCGGCGACAAAAACATCGCCATCACGCCCCACGACCTCTTCTACCGCCGGCGCAACTACGTCTTCGGCCTCGCCTACCTCGACGGCAGCGGCAGCGTCGTTTCGACCTACCGCCTGCAAACCTCGAGCGATGGCGGGTTCTCGAACCAGAGCGCCGAAGAGATCTTCGAGGACCGGGTTCGGAAAGAGATCGTCCACGAGATCGGTCACACCTACGGTCTCGAGCACTGCGACAACAACCGCTGCGTGATGAACTTCTCGCCGACGGTCCGCGAGGTCGATATCAAGGAGGAGAACCTCTGTGGCAGCTGTCAGCGCTTGATTAGTTGA
- a CDS encoding UPF0146 family protein: protein MSHSRRYSDAMIDYLDEYDRVVEIGIGRRTELAAALAKAGVSVTATDIYRREVPDDVRFVQDDIVDPDPSIYAAADAIYARNLPPELHRPALEVARDADAALYFTTLGGDQPAVPVERKTIETGTLYVARDSR, encoded by the coding sequence GTGTCCCACTCTCGCCGCTACTCGGACGCAATGATTGATTACCTCGACGAGTACGACCGGGTGGTCGAGATCGGGATCGGCCGACGGACGGAGCTGGCGGCCGCGCTCGCGAAAGCGGGGGTTTCCGTGACCGCAACCGACATCTACCGGCGCGAGGTGCCCGACGACGTCCGCTTCGTGCAGGACGATATCGTCGACCCCGACCCGTCGATCTACGCCGCTGCCGACGCGATCTACGCTCGAAATCTGCCGCCCGAACTCCACCGGCCGGCCCTCGAGGTCGCCCGCGACGCCGACGCAGCCCTCTACTTTACGACGCTGGGGGGCGATCAGCCCGCGGTGCCGGTCGAACGGAAGACGATCGAGACGGGGACGCTGTACGTGGCTCGCGACAGTCGGTGA